In Desulfomonile tiedjei DSM 6799, a genomic segment contains:
- a CDS encoding transketolase, translated as MNQPAAHIVAEGGLVSTAKQIRKIIIEESKRANVGHIGSALSIADIIAVLFGNELRLIGTDDPLRDRFILSKGHAALALYAALHLEGVLTEGQIQTYCKDGSMLGVHPEHRLRGIDFSTGSLGHGLSIGAGTALAARMKRFDYRTFVLVSDAECNEGALWETVMFAAHQKLSNLVAIVDDNGQQALGKTKDVLDLQPLAEKWDAFGWEVHVTDGHDTTCLREVFASLDTALGKPKVVICKTVCGKGVSFMEGKVAWHYLPLSDEQYLQALGEIEEASFS; from the coding sequence GTGAATCAACCGGCAGCTCATATTGTGGCGGAAGGCGGTCTCGTATCAACAGCGAAGCAGATACGGAAGATAATTATTGAAGAATCCAAGAGAGCCAATGTAGGGCACATAGGCTCTGCCCTCTCCATAGCAGATATTATCGCTGTGCTCTTCGGAAACGAGCTGCGCCTTATCGGCACGGACGATCCGTTACGAGACCGGTTCATTCTTTCCAAAGGTCACGCCGCGCTCGCTTTGTATGCCGCTCTTCATCTTGAAGGTGTTCTCACTGAGGGCCAGATTCAAACGTACTGCAAAGACGGCAGTATGTTGGGCGTTCATCCAGAACATCGTCTTCGAGGTATCGATTTTTCCACCGGATCGCTGGGACACGGATTGAGCATCGGAGCTGGAACAGCTTTGGCCGCGCGCATGAAACGTTTCGATTATCGAACCTTCGTTCTTGTGAGCGACGCTGAATGCAATGAAGGAGCGCTGTGGGAAACGGTCATGTTTGCAGCACACCAGAAGCTCTCGAACCTTGTTGCGATTGTTGACGATAACGGGCAGCAAGCGCTCGGTAAGACGAAAGATGTGCTGGATCTGCAGCCGCTCGCTGAAAAATGGGATGCTTTCGGCTGGGAAGTTCATGTGACAGACGGCCATGACACGACTTGTCTCAGAGAGGTTTTTGCCAGCCTGGATACTGCACTGGGCAAACCCAAGGTTGTCATTTGCAAGACAGTGTGCGGTAAAGGTGTATCCTTTATGGAAGGTAAGGTGGCATGGCATTATCTGCCGCTTTCGGACGAACAGTACCTGCAAGCTCTAGGTGAAATTGAAGAGGCTTCCTTCTCATGA